A region of Zeugodacus cucurbitae isolate PBARC_wt_2022May chromosome 5, idZeuCucr1.2, whole genome shotgun sequence DNA encodes the following proteins:
- the LOC105209017 gene encoding uncharacterized protein LOC105209017 isoform X2, whose translation MRKMRIKKILLTVMVFLSLQLTLADDVDVVKAITGTEEISEHDNEVDQVALESESEPQQPPKVLYQHNIQQQQPGPARSNHQSIPLSLGQPFGPPPPPAQLAYQGPPPPLPPQRPPPQQVHAPQVLPDLSVGASSNNEIWSSPVQDMPKIISLDVKCEKNGMKVFVKFDKPFYGIVFSKGHYSNMNCVHLPSGLGRTSATFDIGLHECGTSGNTENGLYGYGHESGSGTYFENIIVIQYDPQVQEVWDQARKLRCTWHDQYEKSVTFRPFPVDMLDVVRADFAGDNVGCWMQIQVGKGPWASEVSGLVKIGQTMTMVLAIKDDDSKFDMLVRNCVAHDGKRAPIQLVDQRGCVTRPKLMSRFTKIKNFGASASVLSYAHFQAFKFPDSMEVHFQCTIQICRYQCPDQCSEPNLQEVHHLQVGPESQYGPPPPQLHVDTYHVSSGIGKRRDERRVQRRTRAVDSEPEVGLNRIIKVVSSGDLTFAIDDQANATTATAPQTMVFPAREDGLICMTTPGFAITLIILLGILVTSCLISAVLYVRLRPFSSFAHAEKERAVAYTNPQLAGAMPVIQIPGPPSISQGTLTKSRTHT comes from the exons CTGACGCTTGCAGATGATGTGGACGTCGTCAAAGCCATCACTGGTACAGAGGAAATTTCCGAACATGACAACGAAGTCGATCAGGTAGCGCTAGAATCGGAATCGGAGCCACAACAACCGCCAAAGGTGCTATATCAGcacaacatacaacaacaacagcccgGACCAGCACGAA GCAATCATCAGAGTATACCACTAAGTCTTGGACAACCCTTCggtccaccaccaccaccagcacaGTTAGCCTACCAAGGTCCACCACCGCCATTGCCACCACAACGACCGCCACCACAGCAAGTGCATGCGCCACAAGTGTTGCCCGATTTGAGCGTTGGCGCCTCAAGCAACAATGAGATCTGGTCGTCGCCCGTACAGGATATGCCGAAAATAATTTCACTGGATGTGAAGTGTGAGAAGAATGGCATGAAAGTATTTGTGAAATTCGATAAACCATTCTATGGCATCGTCTTCTCGAAGGGACACTACAGTAATATGAATTGTGTGCATTTGCCTTCGGGACTGGGACGCACTTCGGCCACTTTCGATATTGGGTTACATGAGTGTGGCACATCGGGAAATACCGAGAACGGTTTGTACGGTTATGGACATGAATCGGGTTCAGGCACTTACTTTGAGAATATTATTGTTATACAATACGATCCACAAGTGCAGGAGGTGTGGGATCAAGCGCGTAAGCTGCGCTGCACTTGGCACGATCAGTACGAGAAGAGTGTGACATTCCGGCCATTCCCCGTGGATATGTTGGATGTGGTGCGCGCAGATTTCGCCGGCGATAATGTAGGCTGTTGGATGCAAATTCAAGTGGGTAAGGGGCCATGGGCCTCCGAGGTTTCTGGTTTGGTGAAGATCGGACAAACTATGACTATGGTTTTGGCTATTAAAGATGATGACTCCAAATTCGATATGCTTGTGCGTAATTGCGTGGCTCACGATGGCAAACGTGCACCTATACAATTGGTCGATCAACGTGGTTGTGTCACGCGGCCGAAGTTAATGTCGCGCTTCACGAAAATTAAGAACTTTGGCGCATCCGCTTCGGTGCTCTCCTACGCACACTTCCAAGCCTTCAAATTCCCCGACTCCATGGAGGTACACTTCCAGTGCACAATACAAATCTGTCGCTATCAATGTCCCGACCAGTGTTCTGAACCCAATCTGCAAGAAGTGCATCATCTACAAGTCGGACCAGAGTCACAATATGGCCCACCACCACCACAATTGCACGTCGACACCTATCATGTGAGCAGCGGTATCGGCAAACGACGTGATGAACGACGCGTACAACGTCGTACACGTGCCGTCGATTCTGAACCAGAAGTTGGACTCAATCGTATCATCAAAGTCGTCTCTTCGGGTGATCTCACCTTTGCCATTGACGATCAGGCGAACGCCACAACCGCGACCGCACCACAAACTATGGTCTTCCCAGCACGTGAGGATGGTCTAATTTGCATGACAACGCCTGGCTTTGCGATCACATTGATTATATTGCTTGGTATACTCGTGACTTCGTGCCTAATATCAGCGGTACTTTATGTACGTTTGCGGCCGTTCTCCTCGTTTGCTCATGCGGAAAAAGAACGTGCTGTGGCTTATACGAATCCGCAACTAGCTGGCGCTATGCCTGTCATACAAATACCGGGACCACCAAGTATCAGTCAAGGTACCTTGACCAAATCACGAACGCATACATGA
- the LOC105209017 gene encoding uncharacterized protein LOC105209017 isoform X1 has product MRKMRIKKILLTVMVFLSLQLTLADDVDVVKAITGTEEISEHDNEVDQVALESESEPQQPPKVLYQHNIQQQQPGPARSKLVYVSGKTLNENIHLTTDLGNHQSIPLSLGQPFGPPPPPAQLAYQGPPPPLPPQRPPPQQVHAPQVLPDLSVGASSNNEIWSSPVQDMPKIISLDVKCEKNGMKVFVKFDKPFYGIVFSKGHYSNMNCVHLPSGLGRTSATFDIGLHECGTSGNTENGLYGYGHESGSGTYFENIIVIQYDPQVQEVWDQARKLRCTWHDQYEKSVTFRPFPVDMLDVVRADFAGDNVGCWMQIQVGKGPWASEVSGLVKIGQTMTMVLAIKDDDSKFDMLVRNCVAHDGKRAPIQLVDQRGCVTRPKLMSRFTKIKNFGASASVLSYAHFQAFKFPDSMEVHFQCTIQICRYQCPDQCSEPNLQEVHHLQVGPESQYGPPPPQLHVDTYHVSSGIGKRRDERRVQRRTRAVDSEPEVGLNRIIKVVSSGDLTFAIDDQANATTATAPQTMVFPAREDGLICMTTPGFAITLIILLGILVTSCLISAVLYVRLRPFSSFAHAEKERAVAYTNPQLAGAMPVIQIPGPPSISQGTLTKSRTHT; this is encoded by the coding sequence CTGACGCTTGCAGATGATGTGGACGTCGTCAAAGCCATCACTGGTACAGAGGAAATTTCCGAACATGACAACGAAGTCGATCAGGTAGCGCTAGAATCGGAATCGGAGCCACAACAACCGCCAAAGGTGCTATATCAGcacaacatacaacaacaacagcccgGACCAGCACGAAGTAAGTTGGTTTATGTCTCCGGGAAAAcacttaatgaaaatattcatttaacCACGGATTTAGGCAATCATCAGAGTATACCACTAAGTCTTGGACAACCCTTCggtccaccaccaccaccagcacaGTTAGCCTACCAAGGTCCACCACCGCCATTGCCACCACAACGACCGCCACCACAGCAAGTGCATGCGCCACAAGTGTTGCCCGATTTGAGCGTTGGCGCCTCAAGCAACAATGAGATCTGGTCGTCGCCCGTACAGGATATGCCGAAAATAATTTCACTGGATGTGAAGTGTGAGAAGAATGGCATGAAAGTATTTGTGAAATTCGATAAACCATTCTATGGCATCGTCTTCTCGAAGGGACACTACAGTAATATGAATTGTGTGCATTTGCCTTCGGGACTGGGACGCACTTCGGCCACTTTCGATATTGGGTTACATGAGTGTGGCACATCGGGAAATACCGAGAACGGTTTGTACGGTTATGGACATGAATCGGGTTCAGGCACTTACTTTGAGAATATTATTGTTATACAATACGATCCACAAGTGCAGGAGGTGTGGGATCAAGCGCGTAAGCTGCGCTGCACTTGGCACGATCAGTACGAGAAGAGTGTGACATTCCGGCCATTCCCCGTGGATATGTTGGATGTGGTGCGCGCAGATTTCGCCGGCGATAATGTAGGCTGTTGGATGCAAATTCAAGTGGGTAAGGGGCCATGGGCCTCCGAGGTTTCTGGTTTGGTGAAGATCGGACAAACTATGACTATGGTTTTGGCTATTAAAGATGATGACTCCAAATTCGATATGCTTGTGCGTAATTGCGTGGCTCACGATGGCAAACGTGCACCTATACAATTGGTCGATCAACGTGGTTGTGTCACGCGGCCGAAGTTAATGTCGCGCTTCACGAAAATTAAGAACTTTGGCGCATCCGCTTCGGTGCTCTCCTACGCACACTTCCAAGCCTTCAAATTCCCCGACTCCATGGAGGTACACTTCCAGTGCACAATACAAATCTGTCGCTATCAATGTCCCGACCAGTGTTCTGAACCCAATCTGCAAGAAGTGCATCATCTACAAGTCGGACCAGAGTCACAATATGGCCCACCACCACCACAATTGCACGTCGACACCTATCATGTGAGCAGCGGTATCGGCAAACGACGTGATGAACGACGCGTACAACGTCGTACACGTGCCGTCGATTCTGAACCAGAAGTTGGACTCAATCGTATCATCAAAGTCGTCTCTTCGGGTGATCTCACCTTTGCCATTGACGATCAGGCGAACGCCACAACCGCGACCGCACCACAAACTATGGTCTTCCCAGCACGTGAGGATGGTCTAATTTGCATGACAACGCCTGGCTTTGCGATCACATTGATTATATTGCTTGGTATACTCGTGACTTCGTGCCTAATATCAGCGGTACTTTATGTACGTTTGCGGCCGTTCTCCTCGTTTGCTCATGCGGAAAAAGAACGTGCTGTGGCTTATACGAATCCGCAACTAGCTGGCGCTATGCCTGTCATACAAATACCGGGACCACCAAGTATCAGTCAAGGTACCTTGACCAAATCACGAACGCATACATGA
- the LOC105209019 gene encoding uncharacterized protein LOC105209019, whose product MWSPQKGPTRLWDLSFSHIFILQLMFSLVLAGNELWPMERPEGMPNIVSLEVMCGKDHMDVHLTFSHPFEGIVSSKGQHSDPRCVYVPPSTGKTFFSFRISYSRCGTKPDLHGQFYENTVVVQYDKDLLEVWDEAKRLRCEWFNDYEKTASKPPMVIADLDVIQLDFRGDNVDCWMEIQHGKGPWAPPVSGIVPLGSTLTLVVAINDYRGEFDMRVKSCVASDGSGHVINLSDEFGCVLRPKMISRFLKARAPDERATVITYAFFHAFKFPDALSVHIKCKVEICRHGCLDHCQLTGSVNERKDVLMNEPPGSQNELSQESIGHIAMHGGQQPALGGLPLGGAGGGGGGLGSVGGGGGSVGIGSDGAGDHDVFYDDIIHNRKQLSSINSGIANILDQFNMHEKNANLSPRPVHEEPEDSDLDSLFGEDELADLDEAQYMELKKSGKFPHGPRQFEAQKRMGVPMAGPRSLEPKSNDDAPHPIYRPQAEALKRTREDHIDLDASEELLKQKSNKTADSDETDKSTRRRRRSIVIADRKVRSADVGVSGLYDVISEADLAFSPDSKQEAVTVFQGKISEEVVYGICMPVPGFSILFIVVISATIVSALIAGSLLYRYQLQKEALEKQTPMPVPGTFASWMTLRLFRMRHMQEQQQRQQIGGAVAAASAVAHETVQ is encoded by the exons TTTAGTTTAGTCTTAGCTGGTAATGAATTGTGGCCCATGGAACGGCCGGAGGGAATGCCAAACATAGTCTCTTTAGAAGTAATGTGCGGTAAGGATCATATGGATGTACATTTGACATTTTCCCATCCATTCGAGGGTATCGTCAGCTCAAAAG GACAACACAGCGATCCGCGTTGCGTTTATGTGCCCCCGTCGACGGGTAAAACGTTCTTCTCATTTCGGATATCGTACTCACGCTGTGGCACGAAGCCGGACTTGCATGGACAGTTTTATGAGAATACG GTGGTTGTGCAATATGACAAGGATTTACTAGAAGTTTGGGATGAGGCGAAACGTTTACGTTGTGAATGGTTCAATGATTACGAGAAGACCGCATCGAAACCACCAATGGTTATTgccgatttggatgtaataCAACTCGATTTCCGCG GCGATAATGTTGACTGTTGGATGGAGATACAACATGGTAAAGGTCCATGGGCGCCGCCAGTTAGCGGTATCGTGCCGTTAGGTTCTACACTTACACTTGTGGTTGCCATCAATGATTATCGCG GCGAATTCGATATGCGTGTCAAGTCGTGCGTTGCTTCCGATGGTTCCGGTCATGTTATCAATCTTTCCGATGAATTCGGCTGCGTTCTGCGTCCGAAGATGATCTCACGCTTTTTGAAGGCACGTGCGCCCGATGAGCGTGCCACCGTCATAACTTATGCCTTCTTCCACGCCTTCAAGTTCCCCGACGCGTTGAGTGTACACATAAAATGCAAAGTGGAAATCTGCCGACACGGTTGCCTGGATCATTGCCAGCTCACGGGCAGCGTTAACGAGCGTAAAGATGTGCTCATGAACGAACCGCCAGGCAGTCAGAATGAGCTCAGTCAGGAGAGTATTGGACACATTGCCATGCATGGTGGACAACAACCAGCGCTGGGCGGACTGCCTTTAGGTGGAgctggcggcggcggtggtggtttGGGTagcgttggtggtggtggtggcagcgTTGGTATAGGTAGCGATGGTGCAGGCGATCATGATGTCTTCTACGATGACATTATACACAATCGCAAACAATTGTCGTCGATCAATAGTGGTATTGCAAATATATTGGATCAATTTAATATGCACGAAAAGAATGCTAATCTATCACCGCGTCCAGTACATGAAGAACCGGAAGATTCGGATCTCGATTCACTGTTCGGCGAAGACGAGTTGGCCGATTTGGATGAGGCGCAGTATATGGAGTTGAAGAAGAGCGGCAAATTTCCGCATGGACCACGTCAGTTCGAGGCACAAAAGCGTATGGGTGTACCAATGGCCGGACCACGCTCGCTAGAGCCCAAATCGAATGACGATGCACCACATCCCATCTACCGTCCACAAGCTGAAGCATTGAAGCGCACACGCGAAGATCACATAGATCTCGATGCAAGCGAAGAATTGttgaaacaaaaatcaaataaaacagCTGACAGCGATGAAACTGACAAATCTACGCGTCGTCGTCGTCGATCCATCGTGATTGCCGATCGTAAAGTGCGTAGCGCCGATGTTGGCGTTAGCGGTCTCTACGATGTCATCTCCGAAGCTGATCTTGCCTTCTCGCCGGACTCCAAACAGGAAGCGGTCACCGTCTTCCAGGGTAAAATAAGTGAAGAGGTTGTCTATGGCATCTGCATGCCGGTGCCTGGTTTCAGCATACTGTTCATTGTCGTCATTTCGGCTACCATTGTGTCCGCCTTGATTGCCGGCTCGCTGCTCTATCGCTATCAATTGCAAAAGGAGGCGCTCGAGAAGCAAACACCTATGCCGGTGCCTGGTACTTTCGCTTCATGGATGACCTTACGCCTCTTCCGTATGCGTCATATGcaggagcaacaacaacgacagcagATAGGTGGCGCTGTAGCAGCGGCGAGTGCGGTTGCGCACGAAACAGTGCAGTAG